One genomic window of Diospyros lotus cultivar Yz01 chromosome 8, ASM1463336v1, whole genome shotgun sequence includes the following:
- the LOC127807116 gene encoding lecithin-cholesterol acyltransferase-like 1, giving the protein MNKDRGLAVELAAVSIALMLYTCLASANLHPLILVPGNGGNQLEARLTAEYKPPSLFCTRRHPPRKDEDGWFRLWFDLSVLLAPYARCFASRMTLHYDHHRDDYRNTPGVQTRVSRFGSTQSLLYLNPTLKHLTEYMASLVESLEQVGYVDGETLFGAPYDFRYGLAAEGHPSRVGSQFLQDLKHLIEEASASNGNKPVILLSHSLGGLFVLQLLARNSPSWRHKYVKHFVAVAAPWGGSAEVMLTFASGNTLGVPLVNPLTVRDEQRSSESNLWLLPAPGLFTKPLVITPARNYTASDIPEFLNDIGFPEGVEPYRSRILPLVERLPASEVPVTCVIGTGVETPETLLYGEGGFDRQPEVVYGDGDGTVNKVSLEAVESEWARDKNQSVKFIRLPGVSHTELLKDEAAVAEIVAEICSINSQLMGPLVSNH; this is encoded by the exons ATGAACAAGGATCGTGGGTTGGCCGTCGAACTGGCGGCGGTGTCAATTGCCTTGATGCTGTATACGTGTCTGGCGAGTGCCAACCTCCACCCTCTGATCCTTGTGCCGGGCAACGGCGGCAACCAGCTGGAGGCCCGACTGACGGCGGAGTACAAGCCGCCGAGCCTCTTCTGCACGCGCCGTCACCCCCCCAGGAAGGACGAGGACGGTTGGTTTCGGCTTTGGTTCGACTTATCCGTGCTGTTGGCTCCCTACGCGCGCTGCTTCGCTAGCCGGATGACGCTTCACTACGACCACCACCGGGATGACTACCGAAATACCCCCGGGGTTCAGACCAGGGTCTCCCGGTTCGGCTCCACCCAATCCCTCCTCTACCTTAATCCCACTCTCAA ACACCTCACTGAATACATGGCGTCGCTGGTTGAATCTCTGGAGCAAGTCGGCTATGTTGACGGCGAGACCCTTTTCGGAGCTCCGTACGATTTCCGGTACGGCTTGGCAGCGGAAGGCCACCCAAGCAGAGTTGGTTCCCAATTCCTTCAAGACCTAAAGCACCTCATCGAGGAAGCAAGCGCATCCAATGGCAACAAGCCGGTGATCCTCCTCTCCCACAGCCTGGGCGGCCTCTTCGTCCTCCAACTCCTCGCCCGAAACTCGCCGTCCTGGCGCCACAAATACGTCAAACACTTCGTCGCGGTGGCGGCGCCGTGGGGTGGCTCGGCAGAGGTGATGCTCACCTTCGCCTCCGGCAACACCCTCGGTGTGCCGCTGGTCAATCCGCTAACCGTGAGAGACGAGCAGAGAAGCTCTGAGAGCAATCTATGGCTCTTGCCCGCACCCGGATTGTTTACCAAGCCATTGGTGATCACGCCGGCGAGGAATTACACGGCGAGTGACATTCCGGAGTTTTTGAACGACATAGGGTTTCCGGAAGGGGTGGAGCCTTACAGATCTCGGATTCTGCCTTTGGTCGAACGGCTTCCGGCGTCGGAAGTGCCGGTCACGTGCGTGATTGGGACCGGCGTGGAGACGCCGGAGACTCTGTTGTATGGAGAGGGGGGGTTTGATCGACAGCCGGAGGTGGTTTACGGCGACGGGGACGGAACGGTGAACAAGGTGAGCTTGGAGGCGGTGGAATCGGAATGGGCGAGGGATAAGAATCAAAGCGTCAAGTTCATTAGGCTGCCTGGGGTTTCTCACACGGAGCTACTGAAAGATGAAGCTGCAGTTGCTGAAATAGTTGCAGAAATTTGTTCCATCAATTCCCAACTTATGGGTCCTCTGGTGTCTAATCATTAA